ATGGctaattgaaaatattgataGTTTAGGGTTTTTGATAGGTCTAAAATTGGTGATTTTGTGATAGTTGTGTTATTTCACCAAACTGGTAAgttagttagttttttttttttttgttttactaagGTTGGTTAgagttgaatttttttattgtattggGAACATGTCTTTAACTTCAAATTATTGGCATtaagtttgtttttattttgtaggaGATAATGGAAAGattttttaagaagaaattACCTTTGAAGAGGAAATTATCATCAAATGAGCAACAATCTAATTCTCAAGAGCAACTAATTGAAGTTAATTTAGAAGAGTTGCCATTAGATCCTGGAAAGAGGATTAAAATATCGGCATATCATCCGAATGATCAAGATAGGGTAcgaaaaacatatctacaaagAGGACCATTCCAGCCTACAAAACACACTTTTCCGCAAAGAAAAATTGGAAGTTCTTTAAGGAGATTTTGCCCGTCTTGGTTTATTGAGTTTGGCAATTGGTTAGAGTATAGTATAGAAAAAGATGCTgcgttttgtttttgttgttatcTTTTTAGGCCTGATTCTGGAAAACATTCAGGTAGTGACTCATTTGTGACTGAGGGATTCTCAAattggaaaaagaaagaaagacttTCATCTCATGTTGGAGGTCATAATAGTGCTCATAGCATTGCTTGGAAGAAGTGTCAAGATTTTATGAAACAAAATCAACATATTGAAGTTGCAATATCTAAGCAATTTGAGCAAGTTCGTGATTCATCTCCAAGGCATTTAGTAACTACAATTGATTGTATTCGCTTTATATTAAAGCAAGGATTAGTTTTTTGTGATCATGATGAATCGACCAATTCTTCTTGTCAAAGTTATTTCCTTGGACTTCTTGAACTCCTTTCTGAACCCAAAGAATCAAGAAGTCTTGTTGTCATGGAAAATGCTCCTGAAAGTCATCAATTGATTACTCCAGCAATCCAAAAGGATATAGTTAATGTTGTTGCATTGGAAACCACTAAGGCTATTATTAGTGATATTGGCGATGAATTATTTGTTATTCTTGTTGGTGAAGCTCGTGACATATCAAATAAGGAGCAAATGGTTGTTGTTTTGCGTTATGTTAACAAAAATGGAAGTATTGTTGAACGCTTTCTAGGTATTTTTGATGTTAAAGATAGAACATCTTTATCATTCAAAAAGCAAATTGATGAATTGTTTTGCAAACATGGGCTTAGTATATCAAGAGTTCGTGGACAAGGTTACGATGGTGCTAGCAACATGCAAGAGGAATTTTCTGGCCTCAAAAGTTTGATTTTAGAGGAGAATCCATATGCTTTTTATGTACATTGTTTTGCTCATCAATTACAACTTACTTTAGTTGCTATTGCCAAAGATCACATTCAAGTTGCCTCTTTTTTCAATTCGGTGtccattttatttaatgttgttgggGGATCATGCAAACAACATGATGTGCTTCGTGAAAAACAAATAGTCAATGTTAGAGAGGCATTGGAAAAAGGAGAAACTCTTAGTGGACAAGGTTTGGATCAAGATATTAGT
This region of Cicer arietinum cultivar CDC Frontier isolate Library 1 chromosome 8, Cicar.CDCFrontier_v2.0, whole genome shotgun sequence genomic DNA includes:
- the LOC101515503 gene encoding uncharacterized protein isoform X2: MERFFKKKLPLKRKLSSNEQQSNSQEQLIEVNLEELPLDPGKRIKISAYHPNDQDRVRKTYLQRGPFQPTKHTFPQRKIGSSLRRFCPSWFIEFGNWLEYSIEKDAAFCFCCYLFRPDSGKHSGSDSFVTEGFSNWKKKERLSSHVGGHNSAHSIAWKKCQDFMKQNQHIEVAISKQFEQVRDSSPRHLVTTIDCIRFILKQGLVFCDHDESTNSSCQSYFLGLLELLSEPKESRSLVVMENAPESHQLITPAIQKDIVNVVALETTKAIISDIGDELFVILVGEARDISNKEQMVVVLRYVNKNGSIVERFLGIFDVKDRTSLSFKKQIDELFCKHGLSISRVRGQGYDGASNMQEEFSGLKSLILEENPYAFYVHCFAHQLQLTLVAIAKDHIQVASFFNSVSILFNVVGGSCKQHDVLREKQIVNVREALEKGETLSGQGLDQDISLKQVVDTSGNSQYETLINLITMYSSIIDVLEIMEEDGYNPDHRAGAYRLLFSFKEFDFAFILHMMKNVLGISNELSQALQRKDQDITEAMNLVNITKQRLQIMRNDGWESLLQEVILFCNMHAINIPHMEDIFCSKEKSRHGNKAQVITIEHHYRVELFYTVVDMQLRELNDRFTTTNTQLLLSITCLSPTKLFSNFDKTRLIEFANFYPCINDLSEKLVETGRHIVYPLVYLLLKLAMILPVATATIERAFSAMKFVNNMLHNQIGDEWMNDCLVTYIEQDMLNNIDNELIIERFQNMKLHKEQL
- the LOC101515503 gene encoding uncharacterized protein isoform X1 — encoded protein: MERFFKKKLPLKRKLSSNEQQSNSQEQLIEVNLEELPLDPGKRIKISAYHPNDQDRVRKTYLQRGPFQPTKHTFPQRKIGSSLRRFCPSWFIEFGNWLEYSIEKDAAFCFCCYLFRPDSGKHSGSDSFVTEGFSNWKKKERLSSHVGGHNSAHSIAWKKCQDFMKQNQHIEVAISKQFEQVRDSSPRHLVTTIDCIRFILKQGLVFCDHDESTNSSCQSYFLGLLELLSEPKESRSLVVMENAPESHQLITPAIQKDIVNVVALETTKAIISDIGDELFVILVGEARDISNKEQMVVVLRYVNKNGSIVERFLGIFDVKDRTSLSFKKQIDELFCKHGLSISRVRGQGYDGASNMQEEFSGLKSLILEENPYAFYVHCFAHQLQLTLVAIAKDHIQVASFFNSVSILFNVVGGSCKQHDVLREKQIVNVREALEKGETLSGQGLDQDISLKQVVDTSGNSQYETLINLITMYSSIIDVLEIMEEDGYNPDHRAGAYRLLFSFKEFDFAFILHMMKNVLGISNELSQALQRKDQDITEAMNLVNITKQRLQIMRNDGWESLLQEVILFCNMHAINIPHMEDIFCSKEKSRHGNKAQVITIEHHYRVELFYTVVDMQLRELNDRFTTTNTQLLLSITCLSPTKLFSNFDKTRLIEFANFYPCEFSPTDLVMLDNQLETYINDVRNDVEFASLKGINDLSEKLVETGRHIVYPLVYLLLKLAMILPVATATIERAFSAMKFVNNMLHNQIGDEWMNDCLVTYIEQDMLNNIDNELIIERFQNMKLHKEQL